A region of the Myxococcus stipitatus DSM 14675 genome:
GCTCAACCTCTTCATCGAGGCCTTCGCCCAACCCGGCGCCGCGGCCCGCATGCTGGACCTGGCGCTCCCCTTCCCCTTCGCCACGCCGCAGCTCAGCCGCGTGGACACCGAGGGACGCTCCGCGGTGCGCGAGCTCATCCGCCGACGCGCGGAGTGTGCCGCGGAGCTGGATGCCCTCTTCGCGGACCCCGACTTCGACCCGGTGGATGAGGCGGCCTTCGTGCGGCTCGACCGCGTGCTCTACGACATCGACCGGGCCACGGACCTCTACCTGATGGGCAGCGGAACGCGCTCCATGCCCGGCGGCGAGGAGAAGCGCGCGGCCCTCTACGCGGGAGTCCTCGAGGTCTGGATTCGCTCCTTCCCTCAGCAGGCGGTGAGCACTCCGGGCCAGCGCGTGGTGCAGCACCTGGAGGCGCTGCGTGTCCTGCTCCAGCTGAAGACCTTCCCGTCGCCCGCGGAGGTGCGCCAGTTCCTCGTCGAGCAGCGCAACCTGGAGCTGGAGTGGAACCAGCTCGCCCTCCAGTTCTCACGCACGGGAGAGAACCGGAAGGCCCTGCTGGAGGAGCCCCTGGCCCTCTACGCCTGGGTTCCCCTCCCCGCTCCCGGAACGCAGCTGACGGCCCCGGTGCCGCCCGCCGTGCGCGTGTCCGCGGACCGCATCGCCGATGTCATGGAGGTCTTCGCGGAGCGAGTGGAGTCGGAACCTCGCCCCGAGCCCGCCCCTCCACCCGATGGGCCTCGGCGCGGCGCCGCGCCCACCGTGCGCCGCCAGCGGGGAGGCTCGCGCAAGCAGAGCAAGCCCCGGAGCTCGGCCCCCGCGAGAGGCAAGCCCAAGGCCCCCAAATCCAAGACCGATGAGTCCGGGCAGTTCCACTGACGAGCGGCCCTCTCCATCCATCAACGCAATGCAGCCAGGTGGTGCGCCATGAGTATCGGCACTTCGGAATCCCTTCAGCGCCTCTTCGCGCAATGGAAGCGAGAGGTCCTCGCCCAGGCTCAGCCCGAGCACCGGGCCGAGCTGCAACGACAACTCCAGCAGCGCGAGGAGGAGCTGCTCGCGAAGGCCGCCAACGGCACCGCGGGCGCGGCGTTCTCCGACCTCATGGGCCTGGGCAAGGACGGAGCCCCGCCCTTCGAGTCCATCAGCAAGCCGGTGCTCGTCCAGGACTTCGACGAGTCCGTCATCCAGACGCAGCTCCACGCCGCCGCGGAGCTCTACTTCATCTACCAGCACGAGCGGATGAAGGTGTTCCAGGTCGCGGGCGTCCTGCTGCGCCTCTTCCACGACGGCCGCATCCGCATCCAGCGCGGCCCCGGTGCCCGAGCGCTCTACCTGATGGAGAAGCACCAGCCGCTTCGCTACAAGCCCAAGGACCGGCAGCTCGCGTACCGGCGTGCGTTCAACTACGGCTCGCTGACCGCGCCGCGCGGCGCCGTGGTGTTCCGCAACTTCCACCGCGAGTTCATCGCCTTCACCTCCGCCATCGCGCAGTACTTCCGAGACCTCCTCATCGGCGAGGTCATCCGAGGCTCACAGGCCCTCAACGAGCGCCCCTTCGCGAGCCAGGCCACCATCCAGCGCCTGGGCGCGGACATGCGATGGCAGTTGGACCGGGCCACCTACGGCAACATCGTGGCCCTCACGGTGGAGGCCGCCGAGTACCTCAAGACCATCCTCGACGCGCTCGAGTGCGCGGACATCAAGAAGGCCTTCGACGCCAACACGAAGTGGGACGTCATCGAAGTCGTGTCCCAGCGCTACCTGGGCGGAACGGGCGAGATCTCCCAGCGCTCGAAGATGGCGGACGCGGGGCGGCTGCTCCTCAACTTCGCCGCGGACAACCCCTTCAAGACGCGAGACTTCAGGGACTTCCAGACGGAGGTCTCCCCCTTGGGCCCCGTGGCCGAAGAGTGGATTGCCGCCTACCGGATGACCCCCAACGGCCGCAGCTTCCGAGGCGTCACGCCCACCCTGCGCACGACGCTGGGCATCCCCGGCGCGGGAGCCTCGCGAGACCTGGCCTCCTGACGCACGCCCGCCATGGACCTCGACTTCGAGCAGCAGCCCGTCGCCAAAGCAGGAGCCAGGCCGCGAGGCGCTCCACGCACCAACGGGGACCGGCTCGTCGCGGTGGCGGTGGCGGGCCAGGTCGCCCACCCCATCATCCGAGCCAATCCCTATCGCATGGGCCGCGACGGCGTGCCCCGGCTCCTGCCCGGCAGTGGAGGCATCGTCCTCAACCACAGGGTGGGTGACCGCGCCGTGGGGCTCGCCGGAGACCACGTGGAGGCGGGCGTCTCGCTCCACAACAACGGGCGCGAGGTGGTGGGCCCACCGGACGGGCCCAACCGCGCGCTGATGTTCTACGCGTGCGTGGGCAACCGGGCGCGGGTCCTCAATGGCTCGGCGGTGGGCTCGGTGGGCACCGTGGTGGGGAAGCACGGAGGCATCAACCACGTCATCGTGGACTTCCCGCCTCGGGTGAAGCGCCGGCTGGCCATCGGCGACAGGATCCAGATTGAAGCACACGGCCAGGGGCTCACCCTGCCCGGTCACCCCACGCTCCACGCGCTCAATCTCTCCCCGCGCCTCCTGCGGCGCTGGGGCGTGAGGACCGAGGGGACGCGGCTGCACGTCCCCATCACCCACTTCGTCCCCGCGCGCGTCATGGGCTCCGGCTTCGGTCGCTCCGAGGGCGTGCTGGGTGACCTGGACATCCAGCTGTCGGATGCGCGCGTGCGCCGCCGCTACCGACTGGACACCCTGCGGCTGGGAGACCTCGTCGCCATCTGCGCGCTGGACTACCGCTTCGGCCCCTCCGCGCGACCCGGCTCGGTGACGGTGGGCGTGGTGGTGCACTCGGACAGCCGCATCGCGGGACATGGGCCCGGTGTGACGCCGCTGCTGATGGGGCCCGTCGCGAACTTCCACCTCGTCCGCGAGCCCCGCGCGAACCTCGCGTGGGTGCTGGGACTGAGGCGTCGCCCCGGCGTCTGACGACGCCCTCAGTCCGCCGAGGCCCCGAAGCAGCGCGACACCATCGCCGCGCGCGTGTCCACGCCCAGCTTGGCGAAGATGCGCCGCAGGTGCGCGGAGACGGTCCACGAGCTGATGGACAGCTCGGTGGCGATCTCCTTGTTCACCCGTCCCGCCGCCACCAGCGCAACGACCTGGAGCTCGCGCGTGGTGAGCAGGCCGCTGCCCGTGAAGGACGCGGGGAGCTCCTTCACGGGCGCGGGGACAGGGGCCGGCACCTCACCATCCGAGGGCACGGGCACCAGCTGATAGCGGCGACCGTCGAGGATGAGCTCGGCGGAGGGGCCCACCACGCCATCGAGCGATGGCGTCGGCAGGACGAGCAGCACGTGGCTTCCAGGAGGCAGCGGTCGTGACATGGCGAACCTCGAGCAGCTACCGCGCGGACACCCCATCCAGCTCGGGCGAGGACACGATGCGCCGGACCTCCCCCGCCTCCCGCGGATGCCCCGAGGACCGCAGCGCGCTGGCGAAGCGCAGCCCCGCGCGCTGGGTGCCACCGGCCGCGCCCGCCTCTTCGCGCAGGAGCGCGTCGAACCGCGAGACACCGCGACGTCCCCACCTCAGCTCCGCGTGCCACCGCAGGGCGAACACCCGCGGCGAGTCCTCTCCCGTGAGCGACAGCGATTGCTCGACCAGACACGCGACCTGCCCCAGCCGCGCCCCCTTCTCCCGGCCCGCACGCACCAGCGCCGCGAACAACCTCGGGTCCTCGCTCAGCAGCGCGAGCGCCTGGCGCCCCTGCACCCACTGCCCCGTCGTCGCATCCACGACAGCCAACGCGGGCGACTCAGGGCTTTCACCTACGACCCTGATTCCCAAGGTTCCGAGCCGCGCCTCGAACGTCGCGGGCTCCAGCCGCTTCCAGCGCGCCAGGGCATTCACGAGTGCATCACCAGAGAAAGACCACACCCCCCAGCAGGGCCCCGCGCTCGCCGCGTCGAAGGGCGCGCCGAACCACGCGAGCACGAACTCCAGGCCCTGTGCGCTCGCCGCGCTCACGCCCAGACGGCCCCACTCCTCGCGCGAAAGCGCACACGGCCCTCGCACCGCCACGGTGCCTCGATGCACCCACTGCCCCTGCTCGCGCGCCAGCAACACGTGAGCGCCGTCCTCGGGGAAGAGCACCCCCATGCCGTGGACGCGCAGCCGCGCACGCGCCGAGCGCACCTCGTCCGCCGTGGTGGGCGCTCGCTCCTGGACGTTCTCACGCGGCTCGCTCGCCGGAGCGGAATGCTCCGTTGCAGGTGGAGGCTCGTCGAACAGCGGAGGCTGCTCGGGCACGATGTGATTGGGCGGAGCGGAAGGTGACTCGGGGCTCTTGTCGGACCAGGGGCCACCTCGCTCCAGGTCCGAGACCCATCGGTCGAGGAGCGCCTCGAGACCTTCGGTGGACACAGGGGGACGCGAACCCTTGCGCTCGGAGTCGTGCACTGACACGGAGGACCTCCACACCCAAGAGGGGAACGTCTGTCGAACGTAGGGGGGCCTCCGTGATTCGCATCCTGCCCACGAGCAGGACGGCAGTGCGTGTTACCGCACCCGCTCGATCTTGTGCTTGCGTCCCTTGATGCGGCCCTCACTCAAGCGCTGGAAGGCCACGCGCACCACGCGCCGCGCGACGGCGACGTAGGAGATGTGGTCCTGGATTTCAATCTTGCCCACGTCCGTCGCGGCGAAGCCTCCGGCCTCACCCGTCAGCGCGCCGAGGATGTCTCCAGGCCGCATCTTGTCCTTGCGACCCGCGGAGATGTAGAGCGTCTCCCACTCGGAGCCCAGCGCCCCGGCCTTCGCGACCGTCGCCTCCAGCGCCGCCGCGTCGCCCGCCTCCAGCTTCACGCCGAGCGCCTGCTCTATCTCCTCCACCTTGCGCTCATCGCGCGGCGTCACCAGCGAGATGGCCAGGCCCGTGCGCCCCGCGCGGCCCGTGCGCCCGATGCGATGCACATAGGGCTCCGGCTGGAAGGGCATGTCGAAGTTGATGACGGCGTCGAGCGCCTCCACGTCGATGCCTCGTCCCGCCACGTCCGTGGCCACGAGCACGCGGGTGCTGAGGTTGCGGAACTTCGCCATGACGCGGTCCCGCTCGAACTGCTCCAGGTCGCCTTGGAGTCCGTCCACGCTGACGCCGCCGTCGGAGAGCGCCTTCGTCAACTCCTGCACTGTTGCCTTGTGATTGCAGAAGACGATGGCGGAGGCGGGCAGGTGGTGGCGGAGGACCTTGAGCAGCACCGCGGACTTGTCCTCGGGCGCGGCGTCGTAGCGGACCTGGCGGATGGGCGGCGCGGCCTCGGTGTCCTCCACCGTCACGCGCACGGGGTCCTTCTGGAACGTGCGGCTCAGGGCCGCGATGTCCGGCGGGAAGGTCGCGGAGAAGAGCACTGTCTGCCGGCGCGAAGGCATCGCCCCGAGGATGTGCTCCATGTCCTCGCGGAAGCCCATGTCGAGCATCCGGTCCGCCTCGTCCAGCACCACCGTGGCCAGCCGCTTCGTCTCCAGCGCGTCGCGCCCCAGCACGTCCATCACCCGGCCAGGGGTCCCCACCGCGATGTGCGCGCCCTTCTCCAGCGCGTCGAGCTGCGGGCGGATGGGCTGGCCTCCCGCGAGCACCAACACCTGGAGCCCCGGCATCCGCCGGCCCAGCTTGCGAATCTCTCCGGCGACCTGCGCGCACAGCTCGCGCGTGGGGCAGAGCACCAGGGACTGGACGCGCCGGTCCTGGAGCTGGACCTTGAGCAGCAGGGGCAACGCGAACGCGGCCGTCTTGCCGCTGCCGGTGCGCGCCTGGCCGACCAGGTCCTTGCCCTGGAGGAGGACGGGGATGCTCTGCGCCTGGATGGGCGTGGCGGTCTGGAAGCCCAGCTCCCCCAGGACCTGGAGCAACGGGGGAGACAGCGAGAGCGCGGCGAAATCCATCAGGGCCTCGATTGAGCGGAGGCGCGGAAGGTGCCTCGGAATCCGGGCGCCCTTGTAGCAGCCGTCCGGGGAGGCACAAGCCCCCGCCTGTCAATGCAGCGTGGGACGGCGACGGGTCGAGCGCAGGCTTCGTTCCAGGTAGCCCTTCAAGACGACGGCGCTGTTGTGGGCTTCATCTCGCGCGCTGTACAGCAGCGTCACGTCGCCTTCGCGGGCGGCCTCCAGGAGGGGCGCCAGGGCCTCGCGGTGGTCTCCCAGCTCGCGGGTGTAGCGACGCTGGAACTCCGGCCAGCGCTCGGGGTCATGGCCATACCACTTGCGCAGCTCGGTGCTGGGGGCCACGTCCTTGAGCCAGCCATCCATCTTCAAGAGCGTCTTCTTGACGCCGCGAGGCCACAGCCGCTCCACGAGGAAGCGCGTGCCCTCCGAGTCCCCGGGCTCCAGGTGGTGATAGACGCGCTCGATTTGAATCATCGCCCGAAGCTCCCTGGGTGAGTGGGCGGCCGGGCGCCTGTCCTGGCGCGATGCCGCCGCGGGTTCGCCTCAACGTAGGGATGCGAGGTGGGGGCTCGCGAGTCCTCCCTGGGAACAGGGAGGCCAGGGCCTGGATGGCGCCCAGAAGACAGGTGCCCCCGGGTGGTGACGAGCAGGCGACGCCCGGTGGATGTGGTCAGAGAACTCCGTCCAGTCCGGCCCCAGGTTCTGCGAGACTGCGCCCGTGACCACCTCCGCCCTCTACCGTGACTGCGCCCGCCTCTTCATGGTGGGCTTTCCTGGGACTCGCATCGACGCCGACTTCGCGGCGCTGATGGATGACGGCATCTATGGCGCCATCCTCTTCAAGCGCAACGTGGGGACGGCCCAGGAGACCGCCGCGCTGTGCCGGGAGGTGAAGACGCGTGCGGGCCGGCCCTTCATCCTCTCGGTGGACCAGGAGGGTGGACGGGTGGCTCGGCTGCGCGGCGCGCCCTTCACGACGCTGCCGTCCATGCGCGAGCTGGGACAGCGCGGTGATGTCCAGCACCTGGAGCGCGTGGGGCGGCTGCTCGCGCACGAGCTGCGCGCGGTGGGCTTCGATTGGGACTTCGCGCCGGTGCTGGATGTGGACACCAATCCCGCCAACCCGGTGATTGGAGACCGGAGCCCCAGCCGCGAGGCGCACGAGGTGGCACGCCTGGGTGTGGCGCTCGCGCGAGGGCTGGAGGCGGGTGGGGTCGCGTCCTGCGGCAAGCACTTCCCGGGGCATGGGGATACGACGACGGACAGCCACCTGACGCTGCCTCGGCTGACGCATGACCTGGAGCGGCTGCGGCAGGTGGAGCTGGTGCCCTTCCGGGCGTTCGCCCAGGCGCGGCTGGCGTCGGTGATGACGGCGCACGTGATGTTCGACGCGCTGGACAAGGACGTGCCCGCGACGATGAGCGAGCGCGTGCTGGCGCGGGTGCTGCGCGAGGAGCTGGGGTTCGACGGCGTGCTGGTGAGTGATGACCTGGAGATGAAGGCCATCGCGGACCACTACACGGTGGAGGAGGCGGCGGTGCGCGGCACGCTGGCGGGCGTGGACCTGTTCCTCGTGTGCCACCACGCGGACGTGCAGCGTCGCGCCATCGAGGCGGTGGTGAAGGCGGTGGAGTCCGGCCGCATCCCGCGCGAGCGCATCCAGGAGGCGCACCGCAGGCTCGAGGTGCTCTCGGCGCGCTTCGCGCATCCCGCGGAGGACCGCCTCGCGACGCTGGGGAGCGCGGAGCACCAGGAGCTCGCCAAGGGGCTCGACAGCGCGTTCGTGGGCAAGGACCCGACCGAGGTCATGGTCGCGGCTCGCTGACCCACGATGCGTCACCGCTCGAGGGGCCCCCGCACGAGGGGCCACCCCGGGTGGAGTCAGTGCTTCGGTCCTGGGTTGTCTTTCTTGGAGGGCTTCGGCTGCCCTTGCGCGGGCTGGGTGTCCTGGGCCTGCGCCTGTTCCTTTTTCTGGAACTCGCGGATGGCATCCGGGTCACCCGCGGCGATGCCGGGCTCCACGCGAGGCGGGACGTTGTCCACGGCGGTGGGCGGCAGGTTCTCGCCGACGCGGTCCTGCACGGGAGCGATGTGTGGCTTGCCCGAGCCGCCCGTCCCCGGGCCGAAGCTGCTCAAGGGCTGGGCGTCATTGGCGATGCCCTGGTAGGGGCCCCCCGCCTTGGGGACTTCCTCGCGCCACCGGGCCTTCTCGCGCTGACACGCGGTGCCCAGCAGAGAGGCGATGACGAGCGCACCGGGCAGGAGCCAGCGGCGCATGTTTCCCTGGTTCATGTTCCATCCCTCCGGCGAGCCTGGTGGCTCCAGAGGGATGGATACCCATGCTGCCCCGTGGGTGACGGCGGGCGAGCCGCCGGCCACCTGGCGGGTGCCTAGCGGCGCAGGCGAGGGTTGCGGTCCTGCCAACCCAGCGGGCGATAGCCTCGGCTGTGGTCGTAGTCCGTGCTGCTGACGTTCGCGGCCCCATCCTCACCGCCCAGGCCCTGGGCCGAGGGAGAGTAGGCGGCGGTCCCCGAGAGGGAGTTCCGGTGCGCCATCATGTGGCCCTTGTCGTCCGCGATGGACTTGCCCTGCTGACCATCCAGCTTGGTGGTGCGGGGGTCGATGCTGGAGCCGATCTCCTTGATGGTGCCGTTGTGGCCGCGGTCGGCGGTCATCAGGTTCGGCGGGGACTTCTCCGGGTGGACATTGCCTTCCATGTCCAGCAGGGCCTCCGGCTGGGTGCCGCGCTGGGCGAAGACGCCCCCGCGACTCTCGTTCGGCTGCTTGCCACCCGACTCGGGGAGCCCACCACAGCCCACCGTCGACAGAGCCCCGACCGTCAGCGCCGCCACCAGACTCCACCGCCGAAGATTCCGCTCGCGCATATCCACTCCATTTGATTCGGGTCCGTGCCTTCCCGCCTCCCTGAAGAGTGGGCACACAGGTGTCCAAACTCACGGGGCGGGTCACCCGGCGGCCCATCCGTCCGCCTGCTCAGTTAACCCTCTGAAGGGCTCGCGAACAGCACTCGATGTGAGCACCAGCGACCCAAGCTTCTTCACCGCAGAAGCCTACTTCCTCGATAGGGCTCGACTTCACTCGAGGAACGAATGACCACGGCCCGAACGTGTAGAAATTGACCGAAGGGGCCCGGCTCACGGACACACCGAGCAGCTCGGGTCACGTGACTCGCGGGCCGACCCGAGCACGTCCGGTGTCTCCAAACCCAGACATGCGAGGCCTGTCGCGCCGAGCGCCGAGGGTGCACCACGCAATTCCTCGAGCACCGACGGCCCTCGGACAATTCGGCGAGCCCCGCGGGCGCACAACGCAAGTCCTCGAGCACCGACGGGACAACGCCCTTCGCCGAGCGCCGAGGGCGAACAGCGCAGCTCCGCGAGCACCGACGGGACAACGCCCTGCGCCGAGGGCAAACAGCGCAGCTCCGCGAGCACCGACGGGACAACTCCCTTCGCCGAGCACCGAGGGCGAACAGCGCAGCTCCGCGAGCACCGAGGGTGCACAGCACGTCTCCGCTGCGCCCCCTCGGGCGTAACAACAACAGACGCGGTGGCGCTACCGCTTCTTCTTCGCGACACCCTTCTTGGCTGGAGCCGCCTTCTTCGCAGCGCCCTTCTTGGCCGAAGCCGTCTTCTTCACAGCGCCCTTCTTCGCAGCGGCCTTCTTGGCCGGAGCCGTCTTCTTCGCAGCGGCCTTCTTCGCAGCGCCCTTCTTGGCCGGAGCGGCCTTCTTCGCAGCGCCCTTCTTGGCTGGAGCCGCCTTCTTCGCCGAAACGCCCTTCTTCACCGGAGCAGACTTCTTCGCAGCGGCCTTCTTCTCCGGAGCCGCCTTCTTCGCAGCGCCCTTCTTCGCCGGAGCAGCCTTCTTCGCCGGAGCCGCCTTCTTCACCGGAGCCGTCACCACCGGCGCGGCCTCCTCCTCGACCGGAGCAGCCTTCTTCGCCGCCGCCTTCCGCTTCACGGGCTCGAACTTCGTCACGACCGCGGGCGGGGTCACCGGCGTCTCGGAGACAGGAGCCTCCTCCGCCGACACCACCGTCTCCTGCGCCGAAGCGCTCGCGTCTAACGCGGCCGAACCGGCCACACCCAGCGCCGCGAGCACCTCCGCGACATGGCCCGTCACCTTCACCTTCGGCCACGCCTGCTTCACCTTGCCATCC
Encoded here:
- the nagZ gene encoding beta-N-acetylhexosaminidase is translated as MWSENSVQSGPRFCETAPVTTSALYRDCARLFMVGFPGTRIDADFAALMDDGIYGAILFKRNVGTAQETAALCREVKTRAGRPFILSVDQEGGRVARLRGAPFTTLPSMRELGQRGDVQHLERVGRLLAHELRAVGFDWDFAPVLDVDTNPANPVIGDRSPSREAHEVARLGVALARGLEAGGVASCGKHFPGHGDTTTDSHLTLPRLTHDLERLRQVELVPFRAFAQARLASVMTAHVMFDALDKDVPATMSERVLARVLREELGFDGVLVSDDLEMKAIADHYTVEEAAVRGTLAGVDLFLVCHHADVQRRAIEAVVKAVESGRIPRERIQEAHRRLEVLSARFAHPAEDRLATLGSAEHQELAKGLDSAFVGKDPTEVMVAAR
- the dbpA gene encoding ATP-dependent RNA helicase DbpA, producing MDFAALSLSPPLLQVLGELGFQTATPIQAQSIPVLLQGKDLVGQARTGSGKTAAFALPLLLKVQLQDRRVQSLVLCPTRELCAQVAGEIRKLGRRMPGLQVLVLAGGQPIRPQLDALEKGAHIAVGTPGRVMDVLGRDALETKRLATVVLDEADRMLDMGFREDMEHILGAMPSRRQTVLFSATFPPDIAALSRTFQKDPVRVTVEDTEAAPPIRQVRYDAAPEDKSAVLLKVLRHHLPASAIVFCNHKATVQELTKALSDGGVSVDGLQGDLEQFERDRVMAKFRNLSTRVLVATDVAGRGIDVEALDAVINFDMPFQPEPYVHRIGRTGRAGRTGLAISLVTPRDERKVEEIEQALGVKLEAGDAAALEATVAKAGALGSEWETLYISAGRKDKMRPGDILGALTGEAGGFAATDVGKIEIQDHISYVAVARRVVRVAFQRLSEGRIKGRKHKIERVR
- the bcp gene encoding thioredoxin-dependent thiol peroxidase; this translates as MPQAGDAAPDFQLQDQDGNTVTLSRFAGKHVVLYFYPKDDTPGCTTEACDFRDEHSALEGAGAVVLGVSADSTASHRKFATKFSLPFPLLADTEHQVCDAYGVWGEKSLYGRKFLGITRATFLIGPDGKVKQAWPKVKVTGHVAEVLAALGVAGSAALDASASAQETVVSAEEAPVSETPVTPPAVVTKFEPVKRKAAAKKAAPVEEEAAPVVTAPVKKAAPAKKAAPAKKGAAKKAAPEKKAAAKKSAPVKKGVSAKKAAPAKKGAAKKAAPAKKGAAKKAAAKKTAPAKKAAAKKGAVKKTASAKKGAAKKAAPAKKGVAKKKR
- a CDS encoding DUF4438 domain-containing protein codes for the protein MDLDFEQQPVAKAGARPRGAPRTNGDRLVAVAVAGQVAHPIIRANPYRMGRDGVPRLLPGSGGIVLNHRVGDRAVGLAGDHVEAGVSLHNNGREVVGPPDGPNRALMFYACVGNRARVLNGSAVGSVGTVVGKHGGINHVIVDFPPRVKRRLAIGDRIQIEAHGQGLTLPGHPTLHALNLSPRLLRRWGVRTEGTRLHVPITHFVPARVMGSGFGRSEGVLGDLDIQLSDARVRRRYRLDTLRLGDLVAICALDYRFGPSARPGSVTVGVVVHSDSRIAGHGPGVTPLLMGPVANFHLVREPRANLAWVLGLRRRPGV
- a CDS encoding DUF488 domain-containing protein translates to MIQIERVYHHLEPGDSEGTRFLVERLWPRGVKKTLLKMDGWLKDVAPSTELRKWYGHDPERWPEFQRRYTRELGDHREALAPLLEAAREGDVTLLYSARDEAHNSAVVLKGYLERSLRSTRRRPTLH
- a CDS encoding helix-turn-helix domain-containing protein; the encoded protein is MSRPLPPGSHVLLVLPTPSLDGVVGPSAELILDGRRYQLVPVPSDGEVPAPVPAPVKELPASFTGSGLLTTRELQVVALVAAGRVNKEIATELSISSWTVSAHLRRIFAKLGVDTRAAMVSRCFGASAD